The Prunus persica cultivar Lovell chromosome G8, Prunus_persica_NCBIv2, whole genome shotgun sequence genome includes a region encoding these proteins:
- the LOC18767558 gene encoding uncharacterized protein LOC18767558 has protein sequence MGGCVASKLEEEGVVTICRERKRQLKLAVEKRCALAEAHCKYCHALYAVAAAVDLFVAGYSSPPSPFLITFSPHSPPPPPPPITENVITNPMFLQQRPSESTHEAITCASCASSTSSEYSEEEREEEEEEVKEEKAGEREEQACGYFYMQMPPSMPSPQRDFGWDFFNPFDAVRPEIISSYRRSSDDDLRVVREEEGIPELEEEGVPELGKEGDREKEQEKKVMVVEENVDAEQESAGEVVKVVDEANVSHGEHKGLAVVETPAEGRELLESLRDIVDLFTRACDSAKDVSRMLEANKVQLQSGLEEIKENSTKLIQAIAWHQSTSSSKLSSCKSLVSSSSKSSSTWTEFKNDLFDDYGGMDSGSHALTLGRLYAWEKKLYEEVKAGDITRKLYERKCSRLKHQDIGDDDAMDKTRAAVKDLYARILVAIRSAESISKRIQILRDEELQPQIVELLKGLMRTWKIMLECHETQNKILFDVKSFAGSTYGKFSNNSHRRATLQLQVELQNWHECFKEYVAAQKAYVETLHGWLTKFVVPKEEFYSRSSSAVPYGVNGPPLLVICRDWLVSVNKLPDRAVTIALKSFAKDVRALSLQQGEEQQQKRKVDSLAKELDRRILSFQKTESRLLEPNLTEHKCESDMERQSESLTEKKEQLDMFRRKLDVEREKHQNYMKETQRITLNGFQNGFCAVFESLSEFSKASQKMYNELVTCSENAEKVGNPAYIEGTKHEENSSR, from the exons ATGGGGGGATGTGTTGCCTCTAAGCTAGAGGAAGAAGGAGTAGTAACCATCTGTAGAGAGAGGAAACGCCAGCTGAAGTTAGCAGTGGAGAAAAGATGTGCTCTTGCAGAGGCACATTGTAAGTATTGTCATGCTTTATATGCAGTAGCTGCAGCCGTAGACCTCTTTGTTGCAGGCTACTCTTCTCCTCCTTCACCTTTCCTCATCACATTTTCGCCAcactctcctcctcctcctcctcctccaatcACTGAAAATGTGATAACCAACCCAATGTTCCTTCAGCAAAGGCCATCTGAGTCAACCCATGAAGCCATTACCTGTGCTTCATGTGCTTCTTCAACATCCTCAGAGTACtctgaggaagagagagaggaggaagaagaagaagtaaaagaagaaaaagcaggggagagagaagaacAGGCTTGTGGGTACTTTTATATGCAAATGCCACCATCAATGCCATCTCCTCAGAGAGATTTTGGATGGGATTTCTTTAACCCTTTTGACGCCGTGAGGCCGGAGATTATAAGCAGTTACAGGCGGAGCTCTGATGATGATTTGAGGGTGGTGAGGGAAGAGGAAGGGATACCTGAGCTAGAAGAGGAAGGGGTTCCTGAGCTAGGAAAGGAAGGGGATAGAGAAAAAGAGCAAGAAAAGAAGGTAATGGTGGTAGAAGAAAATGTTGATGCGGAGCAAGAAAGTGCAGGTGAGGTGGTGAAGGTAGTTGATGAAGCTAATGTCAGCCATGGAGAGCATAAAGGACTTGCTGTTGTTGAGACACCAGCTGAAGGAAGGGAGCTATTGGAATCATTGAGGGACATTGTTGACCTTTTTACTAGGGCTTGTGATTCTGCAAAGGATGTGTCTAGGATGTTAGAGGCTAACAAAGTGCAATTGCAGTCTGGTTTGGAGGAAATAAAAG AGAACTCAACAAAGCTAATTCAAGCTATAGCATGGCATCAATCGACGTCATCATCCAAGCTTTCATCATGTAAGAGTCTCGTATCGTCTAGCTCCAAGAGTTCTTCAACATGGACAGAATTTAAGAATGATCTTTTTGATGATTATGGAGGAATGGATTCAGGAAGTCATGCGCTTACTCTAGGAAGGTTATATGCTTGGGAAAAGAAGCTCTATGAAGAAGTTAAG GCTGGAGATATCACACGGAAACTATATGAGAGAAAATGCTCGCGACTTAAGCACCAGGATATAGGAGACGATGACGCCATGGACAAAACTCGAGCTGCAGTAAAAGATTTATATGCTAGAATCCTGGTTGCAATTCGGAGTGCTGAGTCAATCTCCAAGAGAATCCAGATACTGAGAGATGAAGAGCTGCAGCCCCAAATTGTTGAGTTGTTGAAAGG CTTAATGCGCACCTGGAAAATTATGTTGGAATGTCATGAAACCCAAAACAAGATTCTTTTTGATGTGAAATCTTTTGCCGGCTCCACGTATGGAAAGTTCAGCAACAACTCTCACAGGCGAGCAACACTTCAGCTTCAGGTCGAGCTTCAGAATTGGCATGAATGCTTTAAGGAGTATGTTGCAGCACAAAAAGCATATGTCGAAACTCTCCATGGTTGGCTGACCAAGTTCGTGGTCCCTAAAGAGGAATTCTACTCTAGGAGCAGTTCAGCTGTGCCATATGGGGTCAATGGTCCACCATTGCTTGTGATTTGCCGTGATTGGTTGGTTTCTGTGAATAAATTACCGGATAGGGCGGTCACCATTGCCTTGAAAAGCTTCGCAAAGGACGTGAGGGCTCTGTCTCTTCAGCAAGGGGAAGAACagcaacaaaaaaggaaagttgACAGCCTAGCAAAAGAGCTCGACCGGAGAATTCTATCATTCCAGAAGACAGAGAGCAGGCTTCTTGAGCCAAATCTTACAGAACACAAATGCGAGTCAGATATGGAACGACAGAGTGAGTCCTTGACAGAGAAGAAGGAGCAGCTAGACATGTTCAGAAGAAAGCTGGACGTGGAGAGGGAAAAACACCAAAATTACATGAAAGAAACTCAAAGAATCACATTGAATGGATTTCAAAATGGGTTTTGTGCAGTTTTTGAGTCCTTGTCCGAGTTCTCCAAGGCTTCTCAAAAAATGTACAATGAACTAGTTACTTGCAGTGAAAATGCAGAAAAAGTTGGGAACCCAGCGTATATAGAAGGCACAAAGCATGAAGAAAATAGCAGCAGGTGA
- the LOC18768303 gene encoding V-type proton ATPase subunit B2 — translation MAVSQNNHDMDEGQLEVGMEYRTVSGVAGPLVILEKVKGPKFQEIVNIRLGDGTTRRGQVLEVDGEKAIVQVFEGTSGIDNKYTTVQFTGEVLKTPVSLDMLGRIFNGSGKPIDNGPPILPEAYLDISGSSINPSERTYPEEMIQTGISTIDVMNSIARGQKIPLFSAAGLPHNEIAAQICRQAGLVKRLEKSDSLLDAVDVEDDNFAIVFAAMGVNMETAQFFKRDFEENGSMERVTLFLNLANDPTIERIITPRIALTTAEYLAYECGKHVLVILTDMSSYADALREVSAAREEVPGRRGYPGYMYTDLAQIYERAGRIEGRKGSITQIPILTMPNDDITHPTPDLTGYITEGQIYIDRQLYNRQIYPPINVLPSLSRLMKSAIGEGMTRRDHSDVSNQLYANYAIGKDVQAMKAVVGEEALSSEDLLYLEFLDKFEKKFVSQGAYDTRNIFQSLDLAWTLLRIFPRELLHRIPAKTLDLFYSRDAAN, via the exons ATGGCTGTTTCACAAAACAATCACGACATGGACGAGGGACAACTAGAGGTCGGCATGG AGTACAGAACTGTTTCTGGTGTGGCCGGACCTCTGGTTATCCTTGAAAAAGTTAAG GGACCTAAGTTTCAGGAGATTGTTAATATTCGTTTGGGAGATGGAACAACTCGACGTGGTCAAGTCCTGGAGGTTGATGGAGAGAAAGCTATTGTTCAG GTTTTTGAAGGAACATCTGGAATTGACAACAAGTACACCACTGTGCAATTTACAGGAGAG GTTTTGAAAACTCCAGTCTCACTGGACATGCTTGGGCGCATCTTTAATGGTTCTGGGAAACCCATTGATAATGGCCCCCCTATTTTGCCTGAGGCTTACCTAGACATATCTG GGAGTTCTATCAATCCTAGTGAGAGAACATATCCTGAAGAGATGATACAGACTGGAATTTCTACAATTGATGTCATGAATTCCATTGCCAGAGGACAAAAAATCCCACTTTTCTCTGCTGCTGGTCTTCCTCATAACGAAATAGCTGCTCAGATATGTCGCCAGGCTGGTTTGGTCAAGCGGTTGGAGAAATCTGACAGTCTTCTTGACGCTGTG GATGTGGAAGACGACAACTTTGCCATTGTGTTTGCAGCTATGGGTGTAAATATGGAGACAGCACAGTTTTTCAAACgtgattttgaagaaaatggtTCAATGGAGAGAGTGACCCTTTTTCTGAATCTG GCAAATGACCCTACAATTGAACGTATTATTACTCCTCGTATTGCTCTTACTACTGCAGAATATTTGGCATATGAATGTGGGAAGCATGTTCTTGTCATTCTCACAGATATGAGTTCTTATGCTGATGCTCTTCGTGAG GTATCTGCTGCTCGAGAAGAAGTGCCTGGAAGGCGTGGATATCCAGGGTATATGTATACTGATCTGGCCCAAATCTATGAGCGTGCCGGACGAATTGAAGGCAGAAAAGGCTCCATTACCCAAATTCCGATTTTAACTATGCCAAACGATg ATATTACACACCCCACTCCAGATCTTACAGGATATATTACTGAGGGACAGATATACATTGACAGGCAGCTCTACAACAGACAG ATATACCCGCCAATCAATGTTCTCCCATCACTGTCTCGTCTGATGAAG AGTGCTATTGGTGAAGGGATGACTCGCAGGGATCATTCTGATGTATCCAACCAG TTATATGCAAATTATGCTATTGGGAAGGATGTCCAGGCAATGAAGGCTGTGGTTGGAGAAGAAGCACTTTCTTCGGAGGACCTG CTATACCTGGAGTTCTTGGACAAATTTGAGAAGAAGTTTGTGAGCCAAGGAGCCTATGACACCCGTAATATCTTCCAGTCACTTGATTTGGCATGGACGTTGCTGCGGATCTTCCCTCGTGAGCTTCTCCACCGTATACCTGCAAAGACTCTTGATCTGTTCTACAGCCGAGATGCAGCTAATTGA
- the LOC18767510 gene encoding probable protein phosphatase 2C 60: MLSELMNFLRSCFRPRSNRYVHTGADSGGRQDGLLWYKDTGQHINGDFSMAVVQANNLLEDQSQLESGSLSTQESGPYGTFIGVYDGHGGPETSRYINEHLFQHLKRFSSEQQSMSVDVIRKAFQATEEGFLSVVTRQWPMKPQIAAVGSCCLVGVICGGTLYIANLGDSRAVLGRVVKATGEVLSIQLSQEHNACIESVRQELQSLHPDDPHIVVLKHNVWRVKGLIQISRSIGDVYLKKAEFNREPLYSKFRLRDPIKRPILSADPAISAIQLQPHDQFIIFASDGLWEHLSNQEAVDIVQNHPRSGSAKRLVKTALQEAAKKREMRYSDLKKIDRGVRRHFHDDITVIVVFLDSNLVSKATSGKCPNISVRGGGINLPPNSLAPYATATEAGNT; encoded by the exons ATGTTATCAGAGTTGATGAACTTCTTGAGGTCCTGTTTTCGGCCGAGGTCGAATCGATATGTTCATACCGGTGCAGATTCGGGGGGTCGTCAAGACGGGCTGCTGTGGTACAAAGACACAGGCCAGCACATAAATGGTGATTTTTCAATGGCTGTAGTTCAGGCCAATAATTTACTTGAGGATCAGAGTCAGCTTGAGTCGGGCAGTTTGAGCACGCAGGAATCTGGCCCCTATGGTACTTTTATTGGTGTTTATGACGGGCATGGTGGACCAGAGACATCACGCTATATCAATGAACACCTCTTTCAGCATCTGAAGA GATTTAGTTCGGAGCAGCAGTCCATGTCTGTGGATGTAATACGAAAAGCATTTCAAGCAACAGAAGAGGGTTTTCTTTCCGTAGTTACCAGGCAGTGGCCTATGAAACCGCAGATTGCAGCAGTAGGGTCATGCTGCCTTGTTGGTGTTATATGTGGTGGAACTCTTTATATTGCTAACCTTGGTGATTCCCGTGCTGTTTTGGGGAGAGTTGTGAAGGCAACAGGGGAAGTGCTCTCTATTCAGTTGTCACAAGAGCACAATGCATGTATAGAATCTGTGAGACAGGAGCTGCAGTCTTTGCACCCTGATGATCCACATATTGTAGTTTTGAAGCATAATGTATGGCGTGTAAAGGGCCTAATACAG ATTTCTAGATCTATTGGCGATGTGTATTTAAAAAAGGCTGAATTTAACAGGGAGCCTTTGTATTCCAAGTTTCGTCTTCGGGACCCTATCAAAAGACCGATACTGAGCGCTGATCCTGCAATTTCAGCGATCCAATTGCAGCCGCATGATCAGTTTATCATCTTTGCATCCGATGGGCTCTGGGAACACCTCAGCAATCAGGAAGCAGTGGACATAGTTCAAAATCATCCACGAAGT GGAAGTGCAAAGAGGCTGGTGAAAACTGCCCTGCAAGAAGCagcaaaaaagagagaaatgaggtATTCAGACCTGAAGAAGATTGACCGTGGGGTTCGCCGCCATTTCCATGATGACATAACCGTGATCGTTGTGTTTCTTGACTCAAACCTTGTGAGCAAGGCTACTTCGGGCAAGTGCCCAAATATATCAGTGAGAGGGGGTGGAATCAACCTGCCTCCTAATTCTCTGGCTCCTTATGCTACAGCGACGGAAGCTGGCAATACCTGA
- the LOC18766454 gene encoding protein CHAPERONE-LIKE PROTEIN OF POR1, chloroplastic: MTTAPYRHARFAPNPASHFSVHMAATLSVRPNRLSAGSSFPRPPVRRPGPARLRKSDVQFDPWRGSIVPSNRTLAWAATLVHAGSRADDSAPFEMSVESALKLLGVSDGASFDEILRAKNSIVDACKDDQEAIAQVEAAYDMLLMRSLTQRRAGKVVNSSVRYADVKPVSTPGIGSVPQWLQANVKNPPIAVETPSTSDLGVQAGVYGALMALTYVNGASSSSLGPYGGADVPGLILAGSFGASLYFMTKKNIKLGKATIITIGGLVAGAVVGAAVENFLQVDIVPFLGIHSPAAVVSEFIIFLQLVVSLYLR; encoded by the exons ATGACCACAGCCCCATATCGCCACGCACGTTTCGCACCAAATCCAGCCTCACATTTCTCCGTACACATGGCAGCCACTCTCTCGGTCCGGCCCAACCGCCTCTCCGCCGGTTCATCCTTCCCTCGGCCACCGGTTCGACGGCCAGGCCCGGCCCGCCTCCGAAAATCCGACGTGCAATTCGATCCCTGGAGAGGCTCTATCGTCCCCTCCAACCGCACATTAGCCTGGGCCGCCACCCTTGTCCACGCCGGCTCCAGAGCCGACGACTCGGCGCCGTTCGAGATGTCGGTGGAGAGCGCCCTGAAGCTCCTCGGCGTATCAGACGGCGCGTCGTTCGATGAAATTCTTCGCGCCAAGAACTCGATTGTCGATGCTTGTAAAGATGACCAGGAGGCGATTGCGCAG GTTGAGGCTGCATACGACATGTTACTTATGAGAAGCTTGACTCAGCGACGAGCGGGGAAGGTTGTGAATAGTAGCGTTCGTTATGCTGATGTTAAGCCGGTGAGTACTCCTGGAATTGGATCAGTGCCTCAGTGGTTGCAGGCTAATGTGAAGAATCCACCCATTGCAGTTGAAACACCCTCAACTAGTGATCTGGGCGTACAAGCTGGTGTATACGGAGCTTTGATGGCCTTAACTTATGTCAATGGAGCTTCCAGTTCCTCTCTGGGGCCATATGGAGGGGCTGATGTTCCTGGACTGATCCTGGCCGGTAGCTTTGGAGCTTCCTTGTACTTCATGACCAAAAAGAATATTAAGTTAG GGAAGGCGACTATCATAACCATAGGGGGGCTTGTTGCTGGTGCCGTGGTGGGCGCAGCAGTAGAGAATTTTCTGCAGGTAGACATtgttccatttcttggcatcCACTCTCCGGCTGCTGTAGTAAGcgaatttataatttttttgcaattagTGGTCTCCCTATATTTAAGGTAA
- the LOC18766675 gene encoding uncharacterized protein LOC18766675 produces MSLACCWRLTLTFPPTTPRFSSRSRSGFRYRAYAEQDHAAANGSSNKKENKKVVVVGSGWAGLGAAHHLSNQGFDVTVLESGNDLGGLEEVGIRGYWYPYQNIFNLVDELGIKPFTNWTKFAQYSAEGLEVEFPVFQDLPQLPTPLGTLFYTQFVQLPLVDRLTAVALTAAVIDFDNTDTAWRKYDSITARELFKQFGCSERLYQNVLSPLLQVGLFAPAEQCSAAATLGLLSYILAHQKDFDLVWCRGTSRERIFKPWVESLTAKGCKFEKRIRVTDFLINEETGCVSEVICGKEIYNADAVVLAVGISTLQKLIENSAVLCTREEFLKVLNLASIDVLSVKLWLDRKVNIPNASNACSGFDDSFGWTFFDLNAIHDEHKDSSVTVLQADFYRANELLPLKDEQIVSKVTSYLSNCIKDFKNATVTDKEIGRFPNSLTHFFPGSYKDMMRGSTTFPNLFMAGDWIITRHGSWSQEKSYVTGLEAANRTVDYLEEGSFAKIIPVEEDEPHIQALRSLNRSFNEITAQFPLSSYFLQ; encoded by the exons ATGTCGTTGGCTTGTTGTTGGAGGCTCACTCTGACGTTCCCACCAACCACGCCGCGTTTCTCTAGCAGAAGCCGAAGTGGGTTTCGTTACAGAGCTTATGCTGAACAAGACCATGCAGCCGCCAATGGAAGCTcaaacaagaaggaaaataagaaGGTTGTCGTTGTTGGCTCTGGCTGGGCTGGCCTTGGCGCTGCTCACCACCTCTCTAACCAG GGTTTTGATGTCACTGTTCTTGAAAGTGGTAATGACTTGGGTGGACTTGAAGAAGTTGGTATCCGAG GTTATTGGTATCCCTACCAGAACATTTTCAACCTTGTTGATGAGCTGGGTATCAAACCATTCACTAACTGGACAAAATTTGCACAATATTCAGCAGAGGGATTGGAG GTTGAATTTCCAGTATTTCAAGACCTTCCTCAATTGCCAACTCCACTGGGAACCTTATTCTATACACAG TTTGTTCAGCTTCCATTGGTTGATAGATTAACAGCGGTTGCCTTAACGGCGGCAG TGATCGATTTTGACAACACGGATACAGCCTGGAGAAAATATGATTCAA TTACCGCAAGGGAGCTTTTTAAGCAGTTTGGCTGCTCAGAAAGGCTTTATCAGAATGTCTTATCACCATTGCTTCAAGTGGGTCTCTTTGCTCCAGCAGAACAATGTAGTGCTGCCGCAACTCTGGGCTTGCTGTCTTACATCCTTGCTCACCAG AAAGATTTCGATCTTGTATGGTGTCGTGGAACAAGTAGAGAAAGGATTTTCAAGCCCTGGGTGGAGTCTTTGACGGCTAAAGGCTGCAAATTTGAGAAGCGTATAAGAGTAACAGACTTCTTAATTAATGAGGAAACAGGTTGTGTTTCAGAAGTAATTTGCGGTAAAGAAATTTATAATGCTGATGCTGTTGTCTTAGCTGTTGGAATCTCCACTCTTCAAAAACTTATTGAAAATAG TGCAGTGTTGTGTACAAGGGAGGAGTTTCTTAAGGTTTTGAACTTGGCTAGCATTGATGTACTCTCTGTTAAGCTCTGGCTCGATAGGAAG GTTAACATTCCAAATGCAAGTAATGCTTGCTCTGGATTTGATGATTCATTTGGGTGGActttctttgatttgaatgCAATCCATGACGAACATAAAGATAGTTCGGTAACAGTGTTACAAGCTGATTTT TATCGTGCCAATGAGTTGTTGCCGCTGAAGGATGAACAAATTGTTTCCAAGGTGACATCTTACCTGTCAAACTGCATCAAGGACTTCAAGAATGCTACTGTGACAGATAAGGAGATTGGCAGATTTCCAAACTCCTTGACTCACTTCTTTCCTG GCTCATATAAGGACATGATGCGTGGCTCTACAACTTTCCCGAACTTGTTCATGGCTGGAGACTGGATTATAACCCGACACGGTTCATGGTCACAG GAGAAATCTTATGTCACGGGACTTGAAGCTGCCAACCGCACAGTAGACTATCTTGAAGAAGGAAGCTTTGCCAAAATCATTCCTGTAGAGGAAGATGAACCTCATATTCAAGCACTTCGCAGCCTTAACAGAAGCTTCAATGAGATCACAGCACAATTTCCATTGTCTAGTTACTTCCTCCAATGA
- the LOC18768972 gene encoding uncharacterized protein LOC18768972, translating to MDKESPRSVSFRTHRRGERSNLTLHTKDVEAGLPLGRVSQDNPMKIVWKKGFIRLVLVGGILWMLLILLASLLHVWSCQSSISFFSAMCNKDSKVFSMLDSMGFVPKQQSQHRCPIPLADDPDKIVIPKGRTPDEIVKNLTYVMEDEILPDGTQSSPLFGGHQNWSQREESFRLKSNMKVHCGFIRNGGAEMAPADIKYAKKCRFVVASGIFDGYDVPHQPSNLSPRSKKLFCFLMAVDETSLKFIKENVTVTEDSDGGKWVGIWRLVLLKHPPYDEPRRNGKVPKILTHRLFPKAQYSIWIDGKMELIVDPLLILERYLWCGKHTFAISQHKHHRNIYEEADSNKRRKRYARPLIDLHMKIYRYEGLEPWNSTKKTISDVPEGAIIIREHTAMSNLFSCLWFNEVNLFTPRDQLSFGYVVYRLGDLFRFFMFPNCEYNSLFVLHPHIREHSSRIEWVTNWNQLKGNGTISNKGKDWDQANANNGNLIESRGGLGLWTPYPANLDSVVLPPVDRTSKAG from the exons ATGGATAAAGAGAGTCCACGGTCCGTCTCTTTTCGCACACACCGTAGAGGCGAACGGAGTAATCTGACCTTACATACTAAAG ATGTGGAAGCGGGACTTCCTCTGGGAAGGGTGTCGCAAGATAATCCCATGAAGATTGTTTGGAAGAAGGGCTTTATTCGATTGGTTCTTGTAGGTGGCATCTTGTGGATGCTACTAATTCTTCTCGCATCGTTGCTTCATGTTTGGTCCTGCCAGTCTTCTATCTCATTCTTCTCAG CTATGTGTAACAAAGATAGCAAGGTATTCTCCATGTTAGACTCTATGGGGTTCGTACCAaaacaacaatcacaacatc GCTGTCCAATTCCCCTTGCTGATGACCCTGATAAGATAGTTATTCCAAAAGGAAGAACTCCTGATGAAATTGTCAAAAACTTAACCtatgttatggaggatgaaATTTTGCCTGATGGAACACAGTCATCCCCACTATTCGGAGGACATCAAAATTGGTCACAGAGAGAGGAAAGCTTTAGACTAAAATCAAACATGAAG GTGCACTGTGGTTTTATTCGAAATGGTGGTGCTGAAATGGCTCCTGCAGACATTAAATATGCCAAGAAATGTAGGTTTGTGGTTGCCTCAGGCATTTTTGATGGATATGATGTACCCCATCAACCTTCAAATTTAAGTCCTCGTTCTAAGAAGCTCTTCTGTTTTCTCATGGCGGTGGATGAGACATCTCTTAAATTTATTAAGGAAAATGTCACAGTCACAGAAGATAGTGATGGGGGGAAATGGGTTGGTATCTGGCGTCTTGTTTTGTTGAAGCATCCACCTTATGATGAGCCAAGAAGGAATGGGAAGGTCCCCAAGATATTAACCCACCGTTTGTTCCCTAAGGCACAGTACAGCATTTGGATCGATGGTAAAATGGAGCTCATAGTTGATCCATTGCTAATTTTAGAAAG ATATTTATGGTGTGGGAAGCATACATTTGCAATTTCTCAGCACAAGCATCATCGCAACATTTATGAGGAGGCTGATTCAAACAAGCGGAGGAAGCGATATGCTCGACCTCTTATTGATCTACACATGAAAATTTATCGTTATGAGGGCTTGGAGCCATGGAATTCAACGAAGAAAACTATTAGTG ATGTGCCCGAAGGAGCCATTATCATACGGGAACATACTGCGATGAGTAATTTGTTTAGCTGCTTGTGGTTCAATGAGGTCAACCTCTTCACACCAAGAGACCAACTAAGTTTTGGTTACGTTGTGTACAGGTTAGGGGATTTGTTTAGGTTCTTTATGTTTCCAAATTGCGAGTACAATTCACTGTTTGTGTTGCATCCGCACATAAGGGAGCATTCTTCTCGTATAGAGTGGGTAACAAATTGGAATCAGCTTAAAGGGAACGGAACCATTTCGAATAAGGGTAAAGATTGGGACCAAGCTAATGCGAACAATGGCAATTTGATAGAGAGTCGGGGGGGCTTAGGCTTGTGGACTCCTTATCCTGCGAATCTTGATTCAGTTGTCCTACCCCCTGTAGACAGAACATCAAAAGCTGGCTGA
- the LOC18766657 gene encoding dnaJ homolog subfamily C member 17 — MDDIDHYKILGLPSGEEGAKFTEKEISKAYRAKALELHPDKRLDDPDAHANFQILKSSYEILKDEKARKLFDDLLRVKREHQRRHLERDSKRQKMVSDLEARERAGFAPDAAAKDRDEEERIARKLKEEIARIRAMHANKGAATASVPKRESRGVGKESVGGAKLGLDKEKVLKVSWEKVGEGYTAQRLRDLFSKFGEVEDVVIKDAKKRGSALVVMTTKDAAVAATQTVMGDLSNPLLVLPLQPVAVTDAPPVQKSDEPDRLNNLIGASYQIFEDSVLQKLQKAAQKRK; from the exons ATGGATGACATTGATCATTATAAGATTCTCGGTTTGCCTTCCGGTGAAGAAGGTGCTAAGTTTACAGAGAAGGAAATTTCAAAGGCATACAGAGCAAAGGCTCTTGAGTTGCACCCCGATAAGAGGCTGGATGATCCCGATGCCCATGCCAACTTCCAAATTCTCAAGTCATCCTATGAGATACTTAAGGATGAGAAGGCCAGGAAGCTGTTTGATGATTTACTGAGAGTTAAGAGAGAGCATCAGCGGCGCCATTTGGAGCGCGATTCCAAGCGACAGAAGATGGTCTCTGATCTTGAAGCGAGAGAACGAGCTGGCTTTGCTCCAGATGCAGCTGCCAAAGATAGAGATGAAGAGGAGAGAATTGCTAGGAAGCTTAAGGAAGAGATTGCGAGAATACGTGCAATGCATGCGAATAAAGGGGCGGCAACTGCTTCAGTtccaaaaagagaaagcagGGGAGTTGGGAAGGAGAGTGTGGGTGGTGCTAAGCTAGGATTGGATAAGGAGAAGGTGCTTAAAGTTTCTTGGGAAAAGGTTGGTGAAGGTTATACAGCCCAGAGGTTGAGAGACTTGTTCTCCAAgtttggtgaggttgaagatGTTGTTATCAAAGATGCTAAGAAGAGAGGTTCGGCCCTAGTTGTAATGACAACTAAAGATGCGGCT GTTGCAGCAACACAAACTGTGATGGGCGACCTTTCTAATCCATTGCTAGTTTTACCTCTTCAACCAGTTGCAGTGACTGATGCTCCACCAGTTCAGAAGTCTGATGAACCTGATCGGCTTAACAATTTGATTGGGGCGAGCTATCAAATTTTTGAGGATTCTGTTTTGCAGAAACTCCAAAAG GCTGCACAGAAGCGAAAATAA